A stretch of the bacterium genome encodes the following:
- a CDS encoding POTRA domain-containing protein, translated as MWIFFTFILSNPVIIGNTHISSKLILKALKESPENLLNLYKTYGFIQATVKIEGDTILIEEGPKFKTGRIKLSGNKVFKDYEILQLIKTRPGEIFSESNFTEDMETIIKKYEDIGYPFCKIKSYNFELIVDSVNFELCIDEGPLVRINNIIVKGNKVTRDYVILRELNIKQGDIFCGDAIHKAETRPQRLKFIELEGINLVGKDELEVIVKERPVNHVDGIVGYREKRLIGVIDLEILNLLGTGRAIFVRFEQPHKFSTLIEFGYKEPWLFGYRVNLNASGSHCKEDTTYIKDWVELLLESPITSSLTINSGISGNWVDHYEEYRGILGMDFDTQTRSGVHYRIKTEYNFNSLEKLKFNFDNYLSIHPSILLFLSANYGKIFKKEVPIYDKFKLGGARTLRGYWEEEFSGNKVGWINFELRKFVDRKSFVFLFYDIGYIDGNIKHSYGVGIPIDSPLGLITVAYGLAKGAPFMEGKIHLSIKSSF; from the coding sequence ATGTGGATATTTTTTACCTTTATATTAAGTAATCCTGTCATAATTGGAAATACACACATTTCTTCAAAACTCATTTTAAAAGCTTTAAAAGAATCACCTGAAAACTTACTTAATCTATACAAGACATATGGGTTCATTCAGGCAACTGTGAAGATAGAAGGCGATACAATTTTAATTGAAGAGGGACCAAAATTTAAAACAGGTCGAATTAAACTTAGTGGAAATAAAGTATTTAAAGATTATGAAATTTTGCAACTAATCAAAACCAGGCCCGGAGAGATTTTCAGTGAATCCAATTTTACAGAGGATATGGAAACAATTATTAAAAAGTACGAAGATATAGGTTATCCATTCTGTAAGATAAAATCATACAACTTTGAACTTATTGTTGACTCTGTAAATTTTGAACTGTGTATTGATGAGGGGCCGCTTGTGAGGATAAATAATATTATAGTCAAAGGAAATAAAGTGACAAGGGATTATGTAATTTTAAGGGAGTTAAACATTAAGCAGGGTGATATTTTTTGTGGAGACGCTATCCATAAAGCTGAGACGCGACCTCAAAGACTTAAATTTATTGAATTAGAAGGGATAAATCTTGTTGGTAAGGATGAACTTGAAGTCATAGTGAAAGAGAGACCTGTAAACCATGTAGATGGAATTGTCGGTTACAGAGAAAAAAGACTTATTGGGGTTATTGACCTTGAAATCCTCAACTTGCTTGGGACTGGGAGAGCTATTTTTGTAAGATTTGAACAGCCTCATAAGTTTTCAACATTAATTGAGTTTGGGTATAAAGAGCCTTGGCTATTTGGCTACAGAGTTAATCTAAATGCAAGTGGTTCACATTGTAAAGAGGATACTACTTATATAAAGGATTGGGTTGAACTTTTGCTTGAGAGCCCAATAACTTCATCTCTTACGATCAACAGCGGTATAAGTGGTAATTGGGTTGACCACTATGAGGAATACCGAGGAATATTAGGAATGGATTTTGATACTCAGACGAGGTCGGGTGTCCATTATCGGATAAAGACTGAGTATAATTTTAATAGTTTAGAAAAACTTAAGTTTAATTTTGACAATTACTTATCAATACATCCATCAATCCTTTTATTTTTATCAGCTAATTATGGAAAAATATTTAAAAAAGAGGTCCCAATTTACGATAAGTTTAAACTTGGTGGTGCACGTACACTTCGTGGCTATTGGGAAGAGGAATTTAGTGGCAATAAAGTAGGGTGGATAAATTTTGAACTCCGTAAATTTGTTGACAGAAAGTCTTTTGTCTTCCTATTTTATGATATTGGATATATAGACGGAAATATAAAGCATAGTTATGGAGTAGGGATTCCTATAGACTCACCTTTGGGGCTGATAACGGTTGCTTACGGGCTTGCAAAAGGAGCTCCATTTATGGAAGGTAAAATACATCTGTCAATAAAATCAAGTTTTTAA
- a CDS encoding HNH endonuclease has product MVASLNKICLVLNQNYEPLSITHIKRAVCLIYLGKAEIVEPYPFEVHTVSTSFIAPSVLRLLYFVHVKRPNLPLTKRNILKRDNYTCQYCGAKGVPMTTDHVIPKRLGGEDSWENLVCACIKCNNKKRDMTIEEVRMKLIRSPKRPHFFFIVHNLITIPDSRWKQYLFLE; this is encoded by the coding sequence ATGGTGGCGTCATTAAATAAAATATGCCTTGTCTTAAATCAGAATTACGAACCATTATCAATAACACACATCAAAAGGGCTGTCTGTCTTATTTACCTTGGAAAGGCTGAGATAGTTGAGCCATATCCATTTGAGGTCCATACGGTAAGTACTTCATTTATTGCCCCAAGTGTCTTAAGGCTACTTTATTTCGTACATGTAAAAAGACCTAATTTGCCATTAACAAAACGTAATATTTTGAAGCGTGATAATTATACTTGTCAATATTGTGGGGCTAAAGGTGTACCTATGACAACTGACCATGTTATACCAAAAAGACTTGGTGGTGAAGATTCATGGGAAAACCTTGTCTGTGCTTGTATTAAATGTAACAATAAAAAAAGAGATATGACCATAGAAGAGGTAAGAATGAAACTAATACGATCTCCAAAAAGACCGCATTTCTTTTTTATTGTGCATAACCTTATTACAATCCCAGATAGTAGGTGGAAGCAGTATCTGTTTTTAGAGTAA
- a CDS encoding tetratricopeptide repeat protein, translating to MEKFKVQSSKFKNGIVCSLWLLIISCTPHPEIEQKPGVKRPEVSEPKKHYSFGYEYLKNKMYDDAIKNFELAIEESTSYVDAYVGLSLAYKGKNDYGEVERVCKKLIEIAPLQGRYALGKCYTEYGKYEDALSEYREALKIDSSYADAWYGIGYVYEKMGNIPTSIENYKQALKFDPKNESIRYNLAKAYVESGECEKAILELKALLAAHPDDLDVRTQLGCAYLAMNMYNEARGEFEYITKRAPSDITNRLKLGLTYEGLKDYSSAIKVYKEAISIDTMNIVSYCYLINLYIELGNLDKANELLGTAKRINPEYQLLHYLAGTIWVKKGDKLFESKEYDASISNYSQAIAEYKLATKGEDQSLVGDAKKAIESANSKIKRAKEEKWWRH from the coding sequence ATGGAAAAGTTCAAAGTTCAAAGTTCAAAGTTCAAAAATGGTATAGTGTGTAGCTTATGGCTTTTAATAATAAGTTGTACTCCACATCCAGAAATTGAGCAAAAGCCGGGAGTTAAGAGACCGGAGGTTTCGGAGCCCAAAAAACATTACAGTTTTGGATATGAGTATCTCAAAAATAAAATGTACGATGATGCAATCAAGAATTTTGAGCTTGCAATTGAGGAAAGTACTTCTTATGTTGATGCTTATGTGGGTCTTAGTTTAGCTTACAAGGGTAAAAATGATTATGGTGAGGTGGAACGTGTTTGTAAAAAATTGATAGAAATTGCACCACTTCAGGGTCGCTACGCATTAGGGAAATGTTATACTGAGTATGGAAAATATGAAGATGCCTTATCAGAGTATAGGGAAGCGTTAAAAATTGATTCATCGTATGCAGATGCTTGGTATGGGATAGGGTATGTTTATGAAAAAATGGGTAATATCCCAACCTCAATTGAGAACTATAAGCAGGCATTAAAGTTTGACCCTAAAAATGAGAGTATAAGGTATAACCTTGCAAAAGCATATGTAGAGAGTGGAGAGTGCGAAAAGGCGATATTAGAGCTTAAAGCCTTACTTGCTGCCCACCCGGACGATTTGGATGTAAGGACACAACTTGGGTGTGCATATCTTGCTATGAATATGTACAATGAGGCAAGAGGAGAATTTGAATATATTACAAAACGCGCACCATCAGATATTACGAACAGACTAAAACTAGGGCTAACGTATGAGGGATTAAAAGACTATTCAAGTGCAATCAAAGTGTATAAGGAAGCTATTTCAATAGATACAATGAATATTGTTTCATATTGCTATTTAATAAACCTTTATATAGAATTGGGAAATTTAGATAAAGCAAACGAACTATTAGGAACTGCAAAGCGAATAAATCCTGAATACCAGCTACTTCACTATCTTGCTGGTACTATTTGGGTTAAGAAAGGAGATAAATTATTTGAAAGTAAAGAATACGATGCTTCTATATCAAACTATAGTCAGGCAATTGCTGAATACAAACTTGCGACTAAAGGAGAAGACCAAAGTTTAGTAGGGGATGCGAAAAAAGCTATTGAAAGTGCTAATTCTAAAATAAAACGTGCAAAGGAAGAAAAATGGTGGCGTCATTAA
- the dnaN gene encoding DNA polymerase III subunit beta, translating to MELKIERDVLTNLLSKVHPIIPGKSTMPALSNVLVEAREERVYITATDLETSVTAIGGAIISREGEISLNGKNLYNLVKELPSVTLEFRVDNLISTIQYEKGRFTMTGIPKDEFPKLLTVGGERKIHIPYEVLQRAIDKTLFAASTGDIGGVLSGGLIDLSQEEARVVATDGHRLGLFKIATKLGKIAHLLIPSNVLKELAWFSSGIDIVFDENRVGFYSEDMIVVSRLMEGEYPPYETAIPKDNDKLLVVSKDEFISALRRVVVFAPEISRLVKLKPNPSSLSIETASEIGEAKEEIPCKYEGGELEIGYNGNYLSSILSKIDAVDVHFLLKDPISAALITPAVQKEGEEIVYLLMPIRLE from the coding sequence ATGGAATTGAAAATTGAAAGAGATGTTTTAACCAATCTTTTAAGTAAAGTACACCCAATTATTCCTGGTAAAAGCACAATGCCTGCTTTATCAAATGTTCTTGTAGAAGCAAGAGAGGAAAGGGTTTATATAACTGCTACAGACCTTGAAACTTCTGTCACTGCAATAGGGGGGGCTATCATTTCAAGAGAAGGAGAAATTTCTCTTAATGGTAAAAATTTATATAATCTTGTAAAAGAACTACCATCTGTTACCCTTGAGTTCAGAGTAGATAATCTTATAAGTACCATTCAATATGAAAAAGGCAGGTTTACAATGACTGGTATTCCAAAAGATGAATTCCCCAAATTACTTACTGTTGGTGGTGAGAGAAAAATTCACATCCCTTATGAAGTTCTTCAGAGAGCAATTGATAAAACTTTATTTGCAGCTTCTACAGGTGATATCGGTGGAGTACTTAGTGGTGGATTAATTGATTTATCTCAAGAAGAGGCTAGAGTTGTAGCCACTGATGGGCATAGATTAGGCTTGTTTAAAATTGCAACGAAACTCGGTAAAATTGCACACCTCCTTATTCCGAGCAATGTATTAAAAGAGTTAGCATGGTTTTCATCAGGGATAGATATTGTTTTTGATGAAAACAGGGTTGGCTTTTATTCAGAAGATATGATAGTTGTATCTAGATTAATGGAGGGAGAATATCCACCTTATGAGACAGCTATTCCAAAAGATAACGATAAATTGCTCGTTGTTTCAAAAGACGAATTTATATCTGCTTTAAGAAGAGTTGTTGTTTTTGCTCCTGAGATAAGTCGACTCGTAAAACTTAAGCCTAACCCATCCAGTCTATCTATAGAAACTGCGAGTGAAATTGGTGAAGCAAAAGAAGAAATTCCATGTAAGTATGAAGGGGGTGAACTCGAGATAGGTTATAATGGGAATTATCTCTCCTCCATACTTAGTAAAATAGATGCAGTTGATGTGCACTTCCTTCTCAAAGATCCTATCTCAGCAGCACTTATAACACCAGCGGTCCAAAAAGAGGGTGAAGAAATCGTCTATCTCCTAATGCCTATAAGATTGGAATAA
- a CDS encoding signal peptidase II, with translation MRFKFVTLVFLIDQVTKLVSMLLSTKFQFDGFGFSYCKSEGYLFGIFMLIPYRRWLLILLMLSALFIIQLFFRFYWLRFRSNSLTYLSFSFIVGGFIGNFFDCILFKYVRDFIIIPLFKSTNLADCFIATGLVLILIELLINKKFKELLFKLKPLKYEIELLSPIFRIPIQDFKKLLSKLRHKFS, from the coding sequence TTGAGATTTAAGTTCGTTACCTTGGTATTTCTTATAGACCAAGTCACAAAGTTAGTCTCAATGCTTTTATCTACAAAGTTCCAATTTGATGGATTTGGCTTCTCTTACTGTAAGAGTGAAGGCTATCTTTTTGGCATTTTTATGCTTATCCCGTATCGTAGATGGCTACTTATCTTGCTTATGCTTAGTGCCCTATTTATAATACAACTTTTCTTTAGATTTTACTGGCTCAGATTCAGGAGCAACTCTTTAACTTATCTTTCATTCTCATTTATTGTTGGTGGGTTCATTGGCAATTTTTTTGATTGTATCCTATTTAAATATGTAAGGGACTTCATCATTATTCCATTATTTAAGTCAACAAATTTAGCTGACTGTTTTATCGCTACAGGACTTGTCCTTATTTTAATTGAATTATTGATAAACAAAAAATTTAAGGAACTCTTGTTTAAATTAAAACCGTTAAAATATGAGATTGAGCTACTGTCGCCAATTTTTCGTATTCCTATACAAGATTTCAAAAAACTACTTAGTAAGTTAAGGCACAAATTTAGCTGA
- a CDS encoding WbqC family protein, whose translation MIVACHQPNYIPWYGYFYKMRVSDIFVFLDSVQFPRGTSWVNRNRIKSPSGQLWLTVPVKKKGLGLQKIRDVKIDNTHNWKRSHILSMIHFYSNAPYFDNYIDFFKHIYEKNWVNLLDLNLEMIKKLTNWLEIGTKVICSSELGVAAKGTELLIEICKTLSADTYLSGSVGKKYLDYEKFKKAGINLKYYNFNPPPYPQLWGEFISNLSVVDLLFTCGKKGFDTLCKSAKFVP comes from the coding sequence ATGATAGTAGCTTGCCATCAGCCAAATTATATACCATGGTATGGATACTTTTATAAAATGAGAGTCTCAGATATCTTTGTATTTCTTGACTCAGTCCAATTTCCAAGGGGTACATCATGGGTGAATAGAAATAGAATTAAGAGCCCGAGTGGCCAACTATGGCTTACAGTGCCTGTTAAAAAGAAAGGACTTGGATTACAGAAAATACGAGATGTAAAGATTGATAATACGCATAACTGGAAAAGGTCGCATATTTTGAGTATGATTCACTTTTATTCTAATGCCCCATATTTTGATAATTATATAGACTTTTTTAAGCATATTTATGAAAAAAATTGGGTAAACCTGTTGGATTTAAATTTAGAAATGATAAAGAAGCTCACTAATTGGCTTGAGATTGGGACAAAAGTTATTTGTAGTTCAGAGCTTGGAGTCGCTGCAAAAGGGACAGAACTTTTAATTGAGATATGTAAAACTCTATCCGCAGATACTTACCTTTCTGGCTCAGTAGGCAAGAAGTATTTAGACTACGAGAAGTTTAAAAAGGCTGGTATTAATTTGAAGTATTACAATTTCAACCCTCCCCCATATCCTCAGCTTTGGGGTGAATTTATCTCAAACCTGTCTGTTGTTGACTTACTGTTTACTTGCGGCAAGAAAGGATTTGATACCTTGTGTAAATCAGCTAAATTTGTGCCTTAA
- a CDS encoding SLC13 family permease, whose product MVRIEEHLSSNLFFDLPQARNREAVFSFVINALKKKGIVKDIDKAIIELKNREEKGSTGIGYGVALPHIFIDEVSRPIIAIARIRDGIDWEAIDGEPVKIAVFVLSGKDYRDEYLKVIAKVATVLRDKLARDKILQARSGADIIHAFIHPRMASTFYRNRQYFYFFGVVIGILLFSLFFWPRIKIPETKTAIELGYIKFNEPTWVNKQIIAFTVFFATVIGTLLFWRFRVAIAAIGLGILLFTGVMDIETTVRFMSIPTILFIISLMTIVAYLEHNGVFKFTVTWVIKRVGTNPRKLYITLLLLSVVLGGLTGEVSGIIVTVTLAITATSILGINPFPFILGLVFATNIGSALTLIGNPIGIYIAFAGRLTFGDFLRWATPLSIISALIIACFTLLIFRKQIPAKTEAKITKLNEWEGVMDRQKFRLSIIIFILIIIFIAFHGQSERILGLRETTLIVAVPLFFVGVIIFMEKEKGKTFLIEGVDWWTIIFFMFLFAKAACLEYTGVTQKLAFLLSGVSQRIQIPFLSPDVAHTAVAFTLLLWFSAIASGFVDNLPIIAAMVPIVKDLSAIGLLHSGILWWALLFGGCFGGNLTMIGSSANMVALSIYEEREGRYIRFIQWFKYGLPVIVVSILFIMVMLIVQINLFP is encoded by the coding sequence ATGGTTCGTATTGAGGAACATTTATCAAGTAATCTCTTCTTTGACTTACCACAAGCAAGGAATCGTGAGGCAGTTTTTTCTTTTGTTATCAATGCACTTAAGAAAAAGGGAATTGTAAAGGATATAGATAAAGCGATAATAGAGTTGAAAAATCGTGAAGAAAAGGGGTCTACTGGGATTGGTTATGGAGTTGCACTTCCTCATATTTTCATTGATGAAGTTAGCCGTCCTATAATTGCGATTGCCCGTATAAGAGATGGAATAGACTGGGAAGCTATTGATGGTGAGCCTGTTAAGATTGCAGTCTTTGTGTTATCTGGCAAAGATTATCGGGATGAATATCTTAAAGTTATTGCTAAGGTGGCAACAGTACTTCGTGATAAATTGGCAAGAGACAAAATTTTACAAGCAAGGTCAGGTGCTGATATAATCCATGCCTTCATCCATCCAAGAATGGCAAGCACTTTCTACAGAAATCGGCAATACTTCTACTTTTTTGGTGTCGTAATAGGTATATTACTTTTTTCTTTGTTCTTCTGGCCAAGAATAAAGATTCCAGAAACAAAGACAGCAATTGAACTTGGCTACATTAAATTTAATGAGCCAACATGGGTGAATAAGCAGATAATTGCATTTACTGTGTTCTTTGCTACAGTGATTGGAACACTGCTATTTTGGAGATTCCGGGTTGCAATTGCAGCAATTGGACTTGGTATTTTACTCTTTACCGGAGTAATGGACATTGAGACAACGGTCAGATTTATGAGTATACCTACTATTCTTTTTATTATATCACTGATGACAATTGTCGCTTATCTTGAACATAATGGTGTTTTTAAATTTACAGTTACATGGGTAATAAAGAGAGTGGGTACTAATCCTCGTAAGCTTTATATTACATTACTTCTTCTTTCAGTAGTTCTCGGTGGTCTCACTGGCGAGGTTAGCGGTATAATAGTAACTGTGACGCTTGCAATTACTGCGACTTCAATTCTTGGAATTAACCCATTTCCATTTATTCTTGGTCTTGTATTTGCTACAAATATTGGGTCAGCCCTCACCCTTATTGGTAATCCAATTGGTATCTATATTGCTTTTGCTGGTAGACTTACATTTGGTGACTTTTTAAGGTGGGCTACTCCACTTTCTATTATTTCTGCACTAATTATAGCCTGCTTTACTCTTTTAATTTTTAGAAAGCAGATTCCAGCCAAAACAGAAGCAAAGATTACTAAGCTTAATGAATGGGAAGGAGTGATGGATAGACAAAAATTTCGTCTCTCTATTATAATTTTTATACTCATCATTATATTCATCGCTTTTCATGGACAATCAGAGAGAATTTTAGGCCTCAGAGAGACAACCTTAATTGTTGCTGTTCCTTTATTTTTTGTTGGTGTTATTATTTTTATGGAGAAAGAAAAGGGTAAAACATTCTTAATTGAAGGAGTTGACTGGTGGACGATTATTTTCTTTATGTTTCTATTTGCTAAGGCAGCGTGCCTTGAATATACAGGGGTGACACAAAAACTTGCTTTCCTACTTTCAGGAGTATCGCAGCGGATACAAATTCCTTTCTTAAGTCCAGATGTTGCACATACAGCTGTTGCTTTCACTCTTCTTTTATGGTTTTCAGCAATTGCATCAGGGTTTGTTGACAACCTCCCTATAATTGCGGCAATGGTGCCAATTGTTAAAGATTTGAGTGCAATTGGACTACTACACTCAGGGATATTGTGGTGGGCACTCCTATTTGGTGGCTGTTTTGGTGGTAATCTTACAATGATTGGCTCAAGTGCTAATATGGTTGCCCTATCAATATACGAAGAGAGGGAAGGTAGATATATTAGATTTATTCAATGGTTCAAGTACGGGCTACCTGTGATAGTAGTATCAATACTTTTCATTATGGTTATGCTTATCGTCCAGATAAACCTATTTCCATGA
- a CDS encoding DUF4340 domain-containing protein, which produces MKFKSLKILLVVLIVLVAIAFIYTGIQKRPKVVKPFTNKEIKYIEIKAQDTLCVFEKTGREWQLKLPVEYAVDTAAFNRLIKGLKDLEIGEVISKRTEKYADFGVDESGTEVKVCYGKDTAVIILGKMASDFEHWWIRLPPKSEVYLSKGLSKYIVNKRPDDWRDHTILSFNKNELREIDLDGQKIESLDTLWIKDGKPIETAKIDQILALLSNLRADGFSKEEGFEPEFTVKLTFEVGSEEVLHIGKKVNAQHTAKLEKSPVIFLLNSWKIDRLKEAM; this is translated from the coding sequence ATGAAATTTAAGTCCCTAAAGATACTTTTAGTTGTCCTTATTGTCCTTGTAGCGATTGCCTTTATTTATACAGGAATCCAAAAGAGACCAAAAGTAGTAAAGCCATTTACTAACAAGGAAATTAAGTACATAGAAATTAAAGCACAAGATACCTTATGTGTATTTGAGAAGACAGGCAGAGAGTGGCAACTTAAATTACCTGTTGAGTATGCAGTTGATACAGCTGCATTTAACCGCCTAATTAAAGGATTGAAAGATTTAGAGATTGGCGAGGTAATCTCAAAACGAACTGAAAAGTATGCAGACTTTGGAGTAGATGAGAGTGGAACTGAAGTCAAAGTTTGCTATGGAAAAGACACAGCTGTGATAATCCTTGGTAAAATGGCAAGCGACTTTGAACATTGGTGGATTAGATTACCTCCTAAATCTGAGGTGTATTTGTCAAAAGGGCTATCAAAGTATATAGTTAATAAACGACCAGATGACTGGCGTGACCATACTATACTTTCATTTAATAAAAATGAGTTAAGAGAAATAGATTTGGACGGTCAAAAGATTGAAAGTCTTGACACATTATGGATAAAAGATGGTAAACCTATTGAAACAGCAAAGATTGACCAAATTTTAGCCCTTTTATCAAATCTAAGAGCAGATGGGTTTTCAAAAGAAGAGGGATTTGAGCCCGAATTTACTGTAAAACTAACATTTGAGGTAGGTAGTGAAGAAGTGCTACATATAGGTAAAAAAGTAAATGCACAGCATACTGCAAAGCTTGAAAAGAGTCCTGTTATTTTTTTACTTAACTCGTGGAAAATAGACAGGCTGAAGGAAGCCATGTGA
- a CDS encoding Gldg family protein yields MRNTRIIFIKELRDYFNSPIAYIVLIAFLAISGWFFVAGLFLSNQATINSFLDIAPLILLFIIPASSMRLIAEEEKLGTVEILSTMPLQDWEIITGKYLAAATLLVCGIVCTLIYPISVAIVGPIDWGVVIASYIGLIFIVASFCAIGIFASSLTRSQIAAFIISFVLCFLFFILGKILPVVPTPFVSIIQYLGIDYHFDSIARGVIDSRNIIYFLSMVSFFLSFTFYFYRKAKHRVVSGAAVGVILGIVVVVNFISYRIFTRLDLTHGNIYSLSKASVKMVRNLEDPVLVRAYMTKKLPYPYNIRSEYTRDLLAEYKAESHGKVRVEFIDPTERDKKIEAQRAGIYPLQFTEVKEGEYGIKEGYMGLVILYGDKKEIMPVIENIGNIEYDISSKIRKLTIGFKKNIGFTKGHEEIELHDRLKQKMMEQYNLTEVDIEKETIPGDITGLVILGPKKEFGDTATQRLKEFIDKGGTCAFFIDHVAVDLERFYGRQVRIGLESLLLGYGIEVKDGLVLDYQNQLVGITQQRGFFTIQNFVPYPFFPKVTNFDKSNPIVRELESVVFPFVSPVSGGTPIAWSSKQSWLRKEIRSLHPLQQYVPMPNEEKGPFNLAVTANEPARFIVVGTSKCIEPMYASPSNIALFLNTIDWLAQDEALIAIRSKGVSERPLRNISKGSKKAVRWIDTLVPSIVLIAVGLIRWRRREKRVYEI; encoded by the coding sequence ATGAGAAATACACGGATTATATTTATTAAAGAGCTCAGGGATTATTTTAATTCTCCTATTGCCTACATTGTACTTATAGCATTTCTTGCAATATCTGGATGGTTCTTTGTAGCTGGATTATTTTTATCTAACCAGGCTACGATAAACAGTTTCCTTGATATTGCACCTCTTATTTTACTGTTTATTATTCCGGCAAGTTCAATGCGTCTCATAGCTGAGGAAGAGAAGTTAGGTACAGTTGAAATATTATCTACTATGCCATTACAAGATTGGGAGATTATAACTGGTAAATATTTGGCTGCTGCAACACTACTTGTCTGCGGTATTGTATGCACACTTATTTATCCAATTTCAGTCGCTATTGTAGGACCAATTGATTGGGGTGTTGTTATCGCATCTTACATTGGTCTTATCTTTATAGTGGCAAGTTTTTGTGCCATCGGTATATTTGCATCATCACTTACAAGGTCACAAATAGCAGCTTTTATAATTAGTTTTGTATTGTGCTTCTTGTTCTTTATACTTGGCAAAATTTTACCAGTTGTCCCTACTCCGTTTGTCTCAATTATTCAATACTTAGGGATAGATTACCACTTTGATTCTATTGCACGTGGAGTTATTGACTCAAGGAATATAATTTACTTCTTATCAATGGTAAGTTTCTTTTTATCTTTCACTTTTTATTTCTATAGGAAAGCGAAACATAGAGTCGTATCAGGAGCAGCTGTTGGGGTAATACTTGGAATAGTAGTTGTTGTCAATTTTATTTCTTATCGCATTTTTACACGCCTCGACCTTACTCATGGTAACATTTATTCGCTATCAAAAGCATCAGTAAAAATGGTTAGAAATTTAGAGGATCCTGTTTTAGTACGTGCATATATGACAAAAAAGTTACCCTACCCTTATAATATACGCAGTGAGTATACAAGAGATTTATTAGCTGAGTATAAAGCTGAATCTCATGGCAAAGTGAGAGTTGAGTTCATCGACCCAACTGAGCGTGATAAAAAGATTGAGGCACAACGTGCAGGTATTTATCCACTGCAGTTTACAGAGGTAAAAGAGGGTGAGTATGGTATAAAAGAGGGGTATATGGGATTGGTCATTTTATATGGAGATAAGAAAGAAATAATGCCTGTTATTGAGAACATTGGTAATATTGAGTATGATATTTCAAGCAAAATTAGAAAATTGACTATAGGCTTTAAGAAGAATATTGGCTTTACAAAAGGACATGAAGAAATTGAGTTACATGATAGGTTAAAACAAAAGATGATGGAACAATACAACTTAACTGAGGTAGATATTGAGAAGGAGACTATTCCTGGAGATATTACAGGTCTTGTCATTCTGGGACCAAAGAAGGAATTTGGTGATACTGCTACACAAAGATTAAAGGAATTTATTGATAAAGGTGGGACTTGTGCATTCTTCATTGACCATGTAGCTGTTGACCTTGAAAGATTCTATGGTAGACAAGTGAGGATAGGACTTGAATCGTTACTTTTAGGATATGGTATAGAGGTTAAAGATGGATTAGTATTAGATTATCAGAATCAACTCGTAGGAATTACACAACAACGTGGCTTCTTTACAATACAAAACTTTGTTCCATATCCATTCTTCCCTAAGGTGACAAACTTTGACAAGAGCAACCCAATAGTACGGGAACTTGAAAGTGTAGTATTTCCATTTGTATCGCCAGTCTCGGGAGGTACTCCAATTGCGTGGTCATCAAAGCAAAGCTGGCTCCGTAAGGAGATAAGGTCTCTACATCCACTCCAGCAATACGTACCTATGCCGAATGAGGAGAAGGGACCATTTAATTTAGCTGTTACAGCTAATGAGCCAGCGAGATTCATAGTTGTTGGGACTTCAAAATGTATTGAACCAATGTATGCAAGCCCATCAAATATTGCATTATTTTTGAATACAATTGATTGGCTTGCACAAGATGAAGCTCTTATTGCTATAAGGTCAAAAGGTGTATCTGAGCGACCGTTACGGAATATATCAAAAGGCAGTAAAAAGGCTGTGAGGTGGATTGATACTTTAGTCCCATCTATAGTTCTAATTGCTGTCGGGCTTATAAGATGGAGGAGAAGAGAAAAGAGAGTGTATGAAATTTAA